From the genome of Amycolatopsis sp. NBC_01488, one region includes:
- a CDS encoding TetR/AcrR family transcriptional regulator, whose product MPTGVHLRDVRQQLFHAAERVLLRGGPNALTSRAVTAEADVAKGVLHRHFADFDAFLAELVQDRIARLTDQAAILEASAGTRTVASNLVDAVTELFDPVSVALTSLVFIRDELRARLRGPGDGLPFLAEAREMLSAYLTAERAQGRIAPDANVDSLALSLIGASHLLFAGRRPNTLPDPAELEKLVDTLMADVVQRRLL is encoded by the coding sequence ATGCCGACCGGTGTCCACCTGCGCGACGTGCGCCAGCAGCTGTTCCACGCCGCCGAGCGGGTCCTGCTCCGCGGCGGGCCGAACGCGCTCACCAGCCGGGCGGTGACTGCGGAGGCCGACGTCGCGAAGGGCGTGCTGCACCGTCACTTCGCGGACTTCGACGCGTTCCTGGCGGAGCTGGTGCAGGACCGGATCGCGCGCCTGACGGACCAGGCGGCGATCCTGGAGGCGTCGGCGGGGACGCGCACGGTGGCGTCGAACCTGGTGGACGCGGTGACCGAGCTGTTCGACCCGGTCTCGGTGGCGTTGACGAGCTTGGTGTTCATCCGCGACGAGCTCCGCGCCCGCCTGCGCGGCCCGGGTGACGGGCTGCCCTTCCTGGCGGAAGCGCGGGAGATGCTGTCGGCCTACCTGACCGCCGAGCGCGCCCAGGGCCGCATCGCGCCGGACGCGAACGTGGATTCCCTGGCCCTGTCCCTGATCGGAGCGAGCCACCTGCTCTTCGCGGGCCGCCGCCCGAACACGCTCCCGGACCCGGCAGAGCTGGAGAAGCTGGTGGACACCCTGATGGCGGACGTGGTCCAGCGAAGGCTGCTCTGA
- a CDS encoding class I SAM-dependent methyltransferase, translated as MPTQPHEARAFAESFGIDAERYDRARPEYPAELVARVVAASPGPDFLDVGCGTGIAARQFRAAGRRVLGVDPDPRMAAVARGSGVDVEVAKFEDWDSGGRAFDAVVAGQAWHWVDPVAGAAKAADVLRPAGVLALFAHVFQPPAAVADAQVRGIRRVRPEWPLAQEPRSPAELYEVMFAKFADGIRESGRFGEPERSSFAWERTYVRDAWLDLLRTTGGLTRLEPDAVAEVLADVGEAVDALGGVFTLQYTTLAVVAAKP; from the coding sequence ATGCCCACTCAGCCTCATGAAGCCCGTGCCTTCGCCGAATCCTTCGGCATAGACGCCGAACGCTACGACCGGGCCCGGCCCGAGTATCCGGCCGAACTGGTCGCCCGCGTCGTCGCCGCCAGTCCCGGCCCCGACTTCCTCGACGTCGGCTGCGGCACCGGGATCGCGGCGCGGCAGTTCCGCGCCGCGGGCCGCCGGGTGCTCGGCGTCGACCCCGATCCGCGGATGGCCGCTGTCGCGCGCGGCAGCGGCGTCGACGTCGAAGTCGCGAAGTTCGAGGACTGGGACAGTGGCGGACGGGCCTTCGACGCGGTCGTCGCCGGGCAGGCCTGGCACTGGGTCGATCCCGTGGCGGGCGCGGCCAAGGCGGCCGACGTCCTGCGCCCCGCCGGGGTGCTCGCCCTCTTCGCGCACGTGTTCCAGCCGCCGGCCGCGGTGGCGGACGCCCAGGTCCGGGGCATCCGGCGCGTCCGGCCCGAGTGGCCGCTCGCGCAGGAGCCGAGGAGTCCCGCTGAACTCTACGAAGTCATGTTCGCGAAGTTCGCCGACGGCATCCGGGAGTCGGGCCGCTTCGGCGAACCCGAGCGGTCGTCGTTCGCGTGGGAGCGGACCTACGTCCGCGACGCATGGCTGGATCTCCTGCGCACGACCGGCGGCCTGACCCGGCTCGAGCCCGACGCGGTGGCCGAGGTTCTCGCCGATGTCGGCGAGGCCGTCGACGCGCTCGGCGGTGTCTTCACGCTGCAGTACACGACGCTGGCGGTCGTCGCGGCGAAGCCTTGA
- a CDS encoding winged helix-turn-helix domain-containing protein yields the protein MLRIHFTSDDLARISLADAADPLWETVLSRFRLHEPHVGPAFRPWVRRIRTSPALAARMRPGARVLAALAPLGSYFPDFLTPLAGRCEVEAGLDAIMSTPRRRLRDELCRLARHSPVPGWARPLADGDPVALSRLGEALRSYHEAAVAPHRDLIGSGVDADRARRAHALLNGGIDGLFATMHPAMRWQAPLLDVDYCVDQELHLAGRGLRLIPSFFCQGTPVSLADPGLPPVLVYSLDQDLRWSHLGAGEPGALDELLGRTRAAVLREIDAGATTTRLARRLRISAASASRHTKVLRDAGLIASHRAGPAVLHTVTSLGRRLRENQPGPR from the coding sequence ATGCTGCGTATCCATTTCACGTCCGACGACCTGGCCAGGATCAGCCTCGCCGACGCCGCGGATCCGTTGTGGGAGACGGTGCTCAGCCGGTTCCGGCTGCACGAACCGCACGTCGGGCCGGCGTTCCGGCCGTGGGTGCGCCGGATCCGGACCAGCCCGGCGCTCGCCGCCCGGATGCGGCCGGGAGCCCGTGTGCTGGCCGCGCTCGCCCCGCTCGGCTCGTACTTCCCGGACTTCCTCACCCCGCTGGCCGGCCGGTGCGAGGTGGAGGCCGGCCTCGACGCGATCATGTCCACGCCCCGCCGTCGGCTGCGCGACGAGCTGTGCCGGCTGGCCCGGCACTCCCCGGTCCCCGGCTGGGCCCGGCCCCTGGCCGACGGTGACCCGGTGGCCTTGAGCCGGTTGGGCGAGGCGTTGCGCAGCTACCACGAAGCGGCGGTCGCGCCCCATCGCGACCTGATCGGCTCCGGCGTCGACGCCGACCGGGCCCGCCGCGCGCACGCCCTGCTGAACGGAGGGATCGACGGCCTCTTCGCCACCATGCACCCGGCGATGCGGTGGCAGGCTCCGCTGCTGGACGTCGACTACTGCGTCGACCAGGAACTCCACCTGGCGGGCCGCGGCCTGCGCCTGATCCCGTCCTTCTTCTGCCAGGGAACGCCGGTGTCCCTGGCGGACCCGGGCCTGCCGCCGGTGCTGGTCTACTCGCTGGACCAGGACCTGCGCTGGTCGCACCTCGGCGCGGGCGAACCGGGCGCGCTGGACGAGCTGCTGGGCCGCACCCGCGCCGCGGTGCTCCGCGAAATCGACGCCGGCGCCACCACCACCCGGCTGGCCCGGCGCCTGCGGATTTCGGCCGCTTCGGCCAGCCGCCACACGAAAGTCCTGCGTGACGCGGGCCTGATAGCCAGCCATCGTGCCGGACCGGCGGTCCTGCACACCGTCACGTCCCTGGGGCGCCGGCTACGCGAGAACCAGCCCGGCCCGCGCTGA
- the lexA gene encoding transcriptional repressor LexA yields the protein MTTYDDTFEHLDASALPERQQKILVAIRDWVVHHGYSPSTREIGEAVGLQSTSSVSKHLASLEDKGFLRRGAGVSRPMDVRAFLNGSEARGDGDSVPVPVVGDIAAGTPISAVEHVDDVLTLPRDLTGRGTVFGLRVRGDSMIDAAICDGDIVVVKQQSEAHSGQIVAAMIDEEATVKVYRRRNGHVHLEPRNPAYDVIDGDRAAILGVVVSVLRSV from the coding sequence GTGACCACCTACGACGACACGTTCGAGCACCTCGACGCCTCCGCCCTGCCGGAGCGGCAGCAGAAGATCCTGGTCGCGATCCGGGACTGGGTGGTCCACCACGGCTACTCCCCCAGCACCCGCGAGATCGGCGAGGCCGTCGGCCTGCAGTCGACGTCGTCGGTGTCGAAGCACCTGGCGAGCCTCGAGGACAAGGGGTTCCTGCGCCGCGGCGCGGGCGTGTCGCGCCCGATGGACGTGCGCGCGTTCCTGAACGGCAGCGAGGCGCGGGGAGACGGCGACTCCGTGCCGGTGCCGGTCGTCGGCGACATCGCCGCCGGCACGCCGATCTCGGCCGTGGAGCACGTCGACGACGTCCTCACGCTGCCGCGCGACCTCACCGGGCGGGGCACCGTCTTCGGCCTGCGCGTGCGCGGCGACTCGATGATCGACGCCGCGATCTGCGACGGCGACATCGTCGTGGTCAAGCAGCAGAGCGAGGCCCACTCGGGCCAGATCGTCGCGGCGATGATCGACGAGGAGGCGACGGTGAAGGTCTACCGCCGCCGCAACGGGCACGTCCACCTCGAGCCGCGCAACCCCGCCTACGACGTCATCGACGGCGACCGGGCGGCGATCCTGGGCGTGGTCGTCTCGGTGCTGCGGAGCGTCTGA
- a CDS encoding MFS transporter — protein MLDPATPAREASPRANLVVAVLALAGITVSLMQTLVIPLIPALPGLLHASAADATWAITATLLAGAVATPTMGRLGDMYGKRRMLLVSLGALVAGSAVGALSDTLVPMVAGRTLQGLAAGVIPLGISIMRDELPAERLGSATALMSASLGVGGALGLPAAALLAENADWHVLFWTAAGLGLVVTALVVALVPESPVRTGGRFDVLGAAGLSIALVCLLLAISKGADWGWGSATTLGLFAAAVVVLRLWGRWELRTPTPLVDLRTSARRQVLLTNVASAVFGFAMFAMSLVLPQLLQLPAATGYGLGRSMLVVGLVMAPSGLVMMALAPVSARITATRGPKTTLMLGAVVVAVGYALGIVLMSATWHLVLVSSVIGAGIGLAYGAMPSLVMGAVPVSETAAANSLNTLMRSIGTSVSSATAGLVLARLTVRFGPATLPSQNGFRLVLGMGSAAALIALAVAAFLPRHARAVPAPAPAAAAVGR, from the coding sequence GTGCTCGACCCAGCCACGCCCGCCAGAGAGGCGTCGCCCCGCGCGAACCTCGTCGTCGCGGTCCTCGCCCTCGCGGGCATCACCGTCTCGCTCATGCAGACGCTGGTCATCCCGCTGATCCCCGCCCTGCCCGGGCTGCTGCACGCCTCCGCGGCCGACGCCACCTGGGCCATCACCGCGACCCTGCTCGCCGGCGCGGTGGCGACGCCGACCATGGGCCGCCTCGGCGACATGTACGGCAAGCGGCGGATGCTGCTCGTCAGCCTCGGCGCGCTCGTCGCCGGCTCGGCGGTCGGCGCGCTGTCGGACACCCTCGTGCCGATGGTCGCCGGCCGGACGCTGCAGGGCCTCGCCGCCGGCGTCATCCCGCTCGGGATCAGCATCATGCGCGACGAGTTGCCCGCCGAACGGCTCGGCTCGGCGACGGCGCTGATGAGCGCGTCACTCGGCGTGGGCGGCGCGCTCGGCCTGCCCGCGGCGGCCCTGCTGGCCGAAAACGCCGACTGGCACGTGCTCTTCTGGACCGCGGCCGGGCTCGGCCTGGTCGTCACCGCACTGGTCGTCGCGCTCGTGCCGGAGTCGCCGGTGCGCACCGGCGGCCGGTTCGACGTCCTCGGCGCGGCCGGCCTCTCGATCGCCTTGGTGTGCCTGCTGCTGGCGATTTCGAAGGGCGCCGACTGGGGCTGGGGCAGCGCGACCACGCTCGGCCTGTTCGCCGCGGCGGTCGTCGTCCTGAGGCTGTGGGGCCGGTGGGAGCTGCGCACGCCGACGCCGCTGGTCGACCTGCGGACGAGTGCGCGGCGCCAGGTCCTGCTGACGAACGTCGCGTCGGCGGTCTTCGGCTTCGCGATGTTCGCGATGTCGCTCGTGCTGCCCCAGCTGCTGCAGCTCCCGGCCGCAACCGGGTACGGCCTCGGCCGGTCGATGCTCGTGGTGGGCCTGGTGATGGCGCCGTCCGGACTGGTCATGATGGCGCTGGCGCCGGTGTCCGCGCGCATCACCGCCACGCGCGGCCCCAAGACGACATTGATGCTCGGCGCGGTCGTCGTCGCCGTCGGGTACGCCCTCGGCATCGTGCTGATGAGCGCGACCTGGCACCTCGTGCTGGTCTCGAGTGTCATCGGCGCCGGGATCGGGCTCGCCTACGGCGCGATGCCGTCGCTCGTGATGGGTGCCGTCCCGGTGTCCGAAACGGCGGCCGCCAACAGCTTGAACACGCTGATGCGGTCGATCGGGACGTCGGTCTCGAGCGCGACGGCCGGACTGGTCCTCGCGCGGCTGACCGTCCGGTTCGGACCGGCGACGTTGCCTTCGCAGAACGGTTTCCGGCTCGTGCTGGGGATGGGATCGGCCGCGGCGCTCATCGCGCTGGCCGTCGCCGCCTTCCTGCCGCGGCACGCGCGAGCGGTACCGGCGCCCGCTCCGGCAGCCGCCGCGGTGGGCCGCTGA
- a CDS encoding DHA2 family efflux MFS transporter permease subunit, producing the protein MTDTVSTPPADLDRAPVRPGLLIGVLVLSAFVMILNETILSVALRDLTGDLRVPTTTVQWLTSGFLLTMAVVIPTTGFLLERFSPRQVFLFSLSAFSLGTLLCALAPGFGMLMAGRVVQACGTAVMLPLLMTTVMRLVPPERRGATMGTITIVIAVAPAIGPTIGGAVLSWLGWRWMFWIVLPLAVAALVTGALQLRLDSETRRVPLDVPSVLLSAIGFGGVLYGLSSTGEQAGAEPLVPAWVPIVVGVVALVVFTWRQLRLQRRDRALLDLRPFTHRSFVVALVLTALLFVCLIGAAAILLPLYLQTVLHTSTFVSGLAVLPGGLVLGLLGRPVGALFDKVGARPLVIPGAAAMAVSLWLFTTLGPGSPLIAVIGIHVLLMAGLGLMMTPLFTESLGVLPDHLYSHGSAILSTLQQVAGALGTAVFVSVATLWSANGATTGPDASGLRAAFVVAGVIGLVAFAGTWLIRSTGAKATPEH; encoded by the coding sequence ATGACCGACACCGTGTCCACCCCGCCCGCCGACCTCGACCGCGCTCCGGTGCGCCCGGGGCTCCTCATCGGGGTCCTCGTGCTGTCGGCGTTCGTGATGATCCTCAACGAGACCATCCTGAGCGTCGCGCTGCGGGACCTGACCGGCGACCTGCGGGTGCCGACCACGACCGTGCAGTGGCTGACCAGCGGGTTCCTGCTGACGATGGCCGTCGTCATCCCGACGACCGGGTTCCTGCTCGAGCGGTTCTCGCCACGGCAGGTGTTCCTGTTCTCGCTGTCGGCGTTCAGCCTCGGCACGCTGCTGTGCGCGCTCGCGCCCGGCTTCGGGATGCTGATGGCCGGGCGCGTGGTGCAGGCGTGCGGCACGGCGGTGATGCTGCCGCTGCTGATGACGACGGTGATGCGGCTGGTGCCGCCGGAGCGGCGTGGCGCGACGATGGGCACGATCACGATCGTCATCGCGGTGGCGCCCGCGATCGGGCCGACGATCGGCGGCGCCGTCCTCTCGTGGCTGGGCTGGCGGTGGATGTTCTGGATCGTGCTGCCGCTGGCCGTCGCGGCGCTGGTGACCGGTGCGCTGCAGCTGCGTCTCGACAGCGAGACGCGGCGGGTGCCGCTGGACGTGCCGTCGGTGCTGCTGTCGGCGATCGGGTTCGGCGGCGTGCTCTACGGCCTGTCGTCGACCGGCGAGCAGGCCGGGGCGGAGCCGCTGGTGCCGGCGTGGGTGCCGATCGTCGTCGGGGTGGTCGCGCTGGTGGTGTTCACGTGGCGGCAGCTGCGGCTGCAGCGCCGCGACCGGGCGCTGCTGGACCTGCGGCCGTTCACGCACCGGAGCTTCGTGGTGGCGCTGGTGCTGACGGCGCTGCTGTTCGTCTGCCTGATCGGCGCGGCGGCGATCCTGCTGCCGCTGTACCTGCAGACGGTGCTGCACACGAGCACGTTCGTCAGCGGCCTGGCGGTGCTGCCCGGCGGCCTGGTGCTCGGCCTGCTCGGCCGCCCGGTGGGCGCGCTGTTCGACAAGGTCGGCGCGCGCCCGCTGGTCATCCCGGGCGCGGCGGCGATGGCGGTGTCGCTGTGGCTGTTCACGACGCTGGGGCCGGGTTCGCCGCTGATCGCGGTGATCGGGATCCACGTGCTGCTGATGGCCGGGCTGGGGCTGATGATGACGCCGCTGTTCACGGAGTCGCTCGGCGTGCTGCCGGACCACCTGTACTCCCACGGCAGCGCGATCCTCTCGACGCTGCAGCAGGTGGCAGGGGCACTGGGGACCGCGGTGTTCGTGAGCGTGGCGACGCTGTGGAGCGCGAACGGGGCCACGACGGGCCCGGACGCTTCGGGGTTGCGGGCGGCGTTCGTGGTGGCCGGGGTGATCGGGTTGGTCGCCTTCGCCGGGACCTGGCTGATCCGCTCGACGGGCGCCAAGGCGACGCCGGAGCACTGA
- a CDS encoding EthD family reductase: MTATESPATAPVRFVVMYETPSDVDAFERHYDEVHIPLAKQLPGLRRYTRSRQPAPVRGAPYYLVVMLD, encoded by the coding sequence ATGACCGCAACCGAAAGCCCCGCCACCGCACCGGTGCGATTCGTCGTCATGTACGAAACCCCGTCGGACGTCGACGCGTTCGAACGGCACTACGACGAAGTCCACATCCCGTTGGCGAAACAGCTTCCCGGCCTGCGCCGGTACACGCGCAGCCGGCAGCCGGCGCCGGTGCGGGGCGCGCCGTACTACCTGGTCGTGATGCTGGACTGA
- a CDS encoding TetR/AcrR family transcriptional regulator — MKLTTARIVEASMAVFHEVGYAGLSMRQVADRLGVHAGSLYYHVRDKNALLCLMADRVAQQAYDDGTAALDALPPEAAWPERIVAQAEALRGTLLRHPGGAVLLASSPCTLSPAALGLMERLLRTLGDAGVPVAHRSVAADAVLSHVTGFVLQEQAEPVTPDVRAVDVAELAQRFPLTFAEAGAGDQDEKFHHAVRLLCAAIRAAIAD, encoded by the coding sequence ATGAAGCTCACCACGGCGCGCATCGTGGAAGCGAGCATGGCGGTGTTCCACGAGGTCGGCTACGCGGGACTGTCGATGCGCCAGGTGGCCGACCGGCTCGGGGTGCACGCCGGCAGCCTCTACTACCACGTCCGTGATAAGAACGCCCTGCTCTGCCTGATGGCCGACCGGGTCGCCCAGCAAGCCTACGACGACGGCACCGCGGCCCTCGACGCCCTGCCACCGGAGGCGGCCTGGCCGGAGCGGATCGTCGCCCAGGCCGAGGCGCTGCGCGGGACGCTGCTGCGTCATCCCGGCGGCGCGGTGCTGCTGGCGAGCAGCCCGTGCACGCTCAGCCCCGCCGCACTGGGGTTGATGGAACGGCTGCTGCGCACGCTGGGCGACGCCGGGGTCCCGGTCGCGCACCGGAGCGTCGCGGCGGACGCGGTGCTGAGCCACGTCACCGGGTTCGTCCTGCAGGAGCAGGCCGAACCGGTCACGCCGGACGTGCGCGCGGTGGACGTCGCGGAGCTGGCACAGCGGTTCCCGCTGACTTTCGCCGAAGCCGGCGCCGGTGATCAGGACGAGAAGTTCCACCACGCCGTCCGGCTCCTGTGCGCGGCCATTCGGGCGGCCATCGCGGACTGA
- a CDS encoding lytic polysaccharide monooxygenase auxiliary activity family 9 protein, with protein MNRKLVAAAAGALLAPVLVVVSPAGIASAHGYVNSPASRQAQCAQGTVACGEIKYEPQSVEGPKGLKSCNGGNAQFAELNDDSKGWHVSPVGTTATFTWTFTARHRTTNYEYWIGGDKVADISGNDQQPSETVAHQVNLSGHTGRQTVLAVWNIADTANAFYSCIDLQVG; from the coding sequence ATGAACCGCAAACTGGTCGCGGCCGCGGCGGGTGCCCTCCTGGCCCCGGTGCTGGTGGTGGTGAGCCCCGCCGGAATCGCGAGCGCGCACGGCTACGTCAACTCCCCGGCCAGCCGGCAGGCGCAGTGCGCGCAGGGCACGGTGGCGTGCGGCGAAATCAAGTACGAGCCCCAGAGCGTGGAAGGGCCGAAGGGCCTGAAGTCCTGCAACGGCGGCAACGCGCAGTTCGCCGAGCTGAACGACGACAGCAAGGGCTGGCACGTGTCCCCGGTCGGCACGACGGCGACGTTCACGTGGACCTTCACCGCCCGCCACCGCACCACGAACTACGAGTACTGGATCGGCGGCGACAAGGTCGCCGACATCAGCGGCAACGACCAGCAGCCGTCCGAAACCGTTGCGCACCAAGTGAACCTGAGCGGCCACACCGGACGCCAGACGGTGCTGGCGGTGTGGAACATCGCCGACACGGCGAACGCGTTCTACTCCTGCATCGACCTGCAGGTGGGCTGA
- a CDS encoding TetR/AcrR family transcriptional regulator translates to MAARGRPRTFDPDIALRKALDLFWERGYEGTSLNDLAEAMGIASASIYACFGSKQELFRKVMVLYGKTSGEPPRRALREEPATRAAIEAMLRATADEITRPDAPHYCMLVLAAPTGAVENHEVREFLADLRRGQFAAIRDRLARGVADGDFTAVPTDLDAIARYYTTVVQGLSTQARDGATRPELEAVITCAMAAWDALASG, encoded by the coding sequence ATGGCTGCTCGTGGCAGGCCGCGCACGTTCGACCCGGACATCGCGTTGCGCAAGGCGCTGGACTTGTTCTGGGAGCGTGGCTATGAAGGCACCTCGCTCAACGACCTGGCCGAAGCCATGGGGATCGCCTCGGCCAGCATCTACGCCTGCTTCGGCAGCAAGCAGGAGCTGTTCCGCAAGGTCATGGTGCTCTATGGCAAGACCTCGGGCGAGCCGCCGCGGCGTGCGCTGCGCGAAGAGCCGGCCACCCGCGCGGCGATCGAGGCCATGCTGCGCGCCACCGCCGACGAGATCACCCGCCCCGACGCGCCGCACTACTGCATGCTCGTCCTCGCCGCCCCCACCGGCGCCGTGGAGAACCACGAGGTCCGCGAGTTCCTGGCCGACCTCCGGCGCGGCCAGTTCGCCGCCATCAGGGACCGGCTCGCCCGCGGCGTCGCCGACGGTGACTTCACCGCCGTGCCGACTGACCTGGACGCCATCGCCCGCTACTACACCACCGTCGTGCAGGGCCTTTCCACTCAAGCCAGGGACGGCGCGACCCGCCCCGAGCTGGAGGCGGTCATCACCTGCGCGATGGCCGCCTGGGACGCGCTCGCGTCGGGTTGA
- a CDS encoding NADPH:quinone oxidoreductase family protein, with the protein MPLPATMNALQQRSWEGPRDLRLITDAPVPYPGPGEVLVRVAAAGVNFVDLSQARGTFAGGPQPPYLAGTEGAGEVVAVGDGVTDLAPGAHVVGITITGGAFAEYLVLPAAAALPVPTGWTDEQALGLVVNWPTALAALKPLGGVTAGQTVLIHAAAGGTGQAAVKLAKHYGATVIATASPVKHEVVRALGADHVLDSHGTDLATEVRQLTDGAGADLVLESAGGDTLESSLAAAKRVTGRVVVYGLAGGEASITNWDLVYRHQVHVIGLNIGVLIQAAPQIFGEVMGEMFALLAAGVLTPGRPTTCALAQGPKALAELEARATVGKLALLP; encoded by the coding sequence ATGCCCCTTCCCGCCACCATGAACGCCCTGCAGCAGCGGTCCTGGGAGGGCCCGCGAGACCTGCGTTTGATCACCGACGCACCGGTCCCCTACCCCGGCCCCGGCGAAGTCCTGGTCCGGGTCGCCGCTGCCGGCGTCAACTTCGTCGACCTCTCGCAGGCCCGCGGCACGTTCGCCGGCGGCCCGCAGCCGCCGTACCTGGCGGGCACCGAAGGTGCGGGCGAGGTCGTCGCCGTCGGCGACGGGGTGACCGACCTGGCGCCGGGCGCACACGTCGTCGGCATCACCATCACCGGCGGCGCCTTCGCGGAGTACCTGGTGCTCCCCGCGGCGGCCGCGCTGCCGGTGCCGACGGGCTGGACCGACGAGCAGGCCCTGGGCCTGGTCGTGAACTGGCCGACCGCGCTGGCGGCGCTCAAGCCGCTGGGCGGCGTCACCGCGGGGCAGACCGTGCTGATCCACGCCGCGGCCGGCGGGACCGGCCAGGCCGCGGTGAAGCTGGCCAAGCACTACGGCGCGACGGTCATCGCCACCGCCTCACCGGTCAAGCACGAGGTGGTCCGGGCACTGGGCGCCGACCACGTCCTCGACTCGCACGGCACCGATCTCGCCACGGAAGTCCGGCAGCTGACCGACGGCGCGGGCGCCGACCTGGTACTGGAGTCGGCGGGCGGCGACACGCTCGAGTCCAGCTTGGCCGCGGCCAAGCGCGTCACCGGCCGGGTCGTCGTCTACGGCCTGGCCGGCGGCGAAGCCTCGATCACCAACTGGGACCTCGTCTACCGGCACCAGGTCCACGTCATCGGATTGAACATCGGCGTCCTGATCCAGGCCGCACCGCAGATCTTCGGCGAAGTCATGGGAGAGATGTTCGCGCTCCTCGCGGCCGGGGTGCTCACCCCCGGCCGGCCCACCACCTGCGCACTGGCCCAAGGGCCGAAAGCCTTGGCGGAACTGGAAGCGCGGGCCACCGTCGGCAAGCTGGCCCTGCTGCCCTGA
- a CDS encoding cytochrome P450: MTSTAEIPEFPMTRAAGCPFDPPPAARALQGEAPLARVRLWDGSTPWLVTRYAEQRALLADPRVSADVTRPGYPSPAPLPKGGTGISFILMDNPEHARLRKMVTAPFTIRRVAAMRPAVQKIVDDCLDDLLAGPKPVDLVEAFALPVPSLVICELLGVPYADHDFFQENSKVIIRRDAKPEERAAGHQALVGYLDRLMGEKLAAPADDLLSGLATRVHAGELSRTEAAQMGVLLLIAGHETTANMIALGTLALLEHPDQLALLRESDDPALVASAVEELLRYLNITHNGRRRVALEDIEIGGETIRAGEGVIMANDVANRDPSVFPDGDRLDLTRDAHRHVAFGFGVHQCLGQPLARLELQVVYRTLYRRIPTLALATDVERIPFKHDGSVYGVYELPVTW; this comes from the coding sequence ATGACGAGCACCGCCGAGATCCCCGAGTTCCCGATGACGCGCGCCGCGGGCTGCCCGTTCGATCCGCCGCCCGCGGCCCGGGCACTGCAGGGGGAGGCGCCGCTCGCGCGCGTGCGGCTGTGGGACGGCAGCACGCCGTGGCTGGTCACCCGCTACGCGGAGCAGCGGGCGCTGCTGGCCGATCCGCGCGTCAGCGCGGACGTCACCCGGCCCGGCTACCCGAGCCCCGCACCGCTGCCGAAGGGCGGCACCGGGATCAGCTTCATCCTGATGGACAACCCCGAGCACGCCCGGCTGCGGAAGATGGTGACCGCGCCGTTCACGATCCGGCGCGTCGCCGCGATGCGCCCGGCCGTGCAGAAGATCGTCGACGACTGCCTCGACGACCTGCTGGCCGGCCCGAAGCCGGTCGACCTCGTCGAGGCGTTCGCGCTGCCGGTGCCGTCACTGGTGATCTGCGAGCTGCTCGGCGTCCCGTACGCCGACCACGACTTCTTCCAGGAGAACAGCAAGGTCATCATCCGGCGCGACGCGAAGCCCGAGGAGCGGGCGGCCGGGCACCAGGCGCTCGTCGGCTACCTCGACCGGCTGATGGGGGAGAAGCTCGCGGCACCCGCCGACGACCTGCTCTCCGGGCTCGCCACCCGGGTGCACGCCGGGGAGCTGTCGCGCACGGAGGCGGCGCAGATGGGCGTGCTGCTGCTCATCGCCGGCCACGAGACGACGGCGAACATGATCGCGCTCGGCACCCTCGCCCTGCTGGAGCACCCGGACCAGCTGGCGCTGCTGCGAGAGAGCGACGACCCGGCCCTGGTCGCGTCGGCCGTCGAGGAATTGTTGCGGTACCTGAACATCACGCACAACGGCCGCCGCCGCGTCGCGCTGGAGGACATCGAGATCGGCGGCGAGACCATCCGCGCGGGCGAGGGTGTGATCATGGCCAACGACGTCGCCAACCGCGACCCGTCGGTGTTCCCCGACGGCGACCGGCTGGACCTCACCCGCGACGCGCACCGGCACGTCGCCTTCGGGTTCGGCGTCCACCAGTGCCTCGGCCAGCCGCTGGCCCGGCTGGAGCTGCAGGTCGTCTACCGCACGCTGTACCGGCGGATCCCGACGCTGGCGCTGGCCACCGACGTCGAGCGGATCCCGTTCAAGCACGACGGGTCCGTGTACGGCGTCTACGAGCTGCCGGTGACCTGGTGA